TCATCGGCAAGCGTGATTTATTTATTGCGCTGCACCATCGGGTCGCGTTAAACTACTGTTCATCTGATGTAAGACCATTGTCGAACATCGCCAGGATTTAGTTCAGTTTGTCTCCTCCACCCTCCTCTTTTGGTGGATTCGGCCCAAGGCGGTAACGCCTTGGGCCTTTTTCTTGGTGGCTGCGCCACAGCGGGCCGGCCAGTCGGGCTGGCGTATGATGCCGCGCCTCCTGGAGAAAGCTTGATGGCCCGCGCTGCCAACCGCCCCACCGCCACCCCGAAATCTCAAAAGCGAGACAGCTCCGCCTCGCCTCGCTCGACCTCCCGCTCGCTGAAGCCGGCCGACTACCTGCAGAAGATCCTGAACGCCAAGGTCTATGACGTGGCGACCGAGACGGAGCTGGAACTGGCCCGCAACCTCTCGAAGCGGGTCGGCAACCGCGTGCTGCTCAAGCGCGAGGACAACCAGCCGGTGTTCAGCTTCAAGCTGCGTGGCGCGTACAACAAGATGGCGAACCTGACGCCGGCCCAACTGAAGCGCGGCGTCATCTGCGCTTCGGCCGGCAACCATGCGGCAGGCGTCTCGCTGGGGGCCAGCCGGCTTGGCTGCAAGGCGGTCATCGTGATGCCGGTGACCACGCCGCAACTCAAGATCGAAGGCGTTCGCGCGCTCGGCGGCGAGGTGGTCCTGCATGGCGACAGCTATTCCGACGCCTACCTGCATGCGCTGGAGCTCGAGAAGAAGCGCGGGCTCACCTTCGTCCATCCCTTCGACGACCCGGACGTGATTGCCGGCCAGGGCACCATCGCGATGGAGATCCTGCGCCAGCACCAGGGACCGATCGACGCGATCTTCGTCGCCATCGGGGGCGGCGGGCTGATCTCGGGGGTGGCCAACTATGTGAAGGCGGTGCGGCCCGAGATCAAGGTGATCGGCGTCCAGATGAACGACTCCGACGCCATGCTGCGCTCGGTGCGCGGCAAGAAGCGCGTGCAGCTCAGCGACGTCGGCCTGTTCTCCGACGGCACCGCCGTGAAGCTGGTCGGCGAGGAGACCTTCCGCATCTCGCGCCAACTGGTCGACGACTTCGTGGTGGTGGACACCGATGCGGTCTGCGCCGCCATCAAGGACGTGTTCGAAGACACCCGCAGCATCGTCGAGCCGGCGGGCGCGCTGGCGGTGGCGGCCATCAAGCAGTACGCCGAACAGCACCGCTGCAAGGACCGCACCTTCGTCGCCATCACCTGCGGCGCGAACATGAACTTCGACCGGCTGCGCTTTGTTGCCGAGCGTGCGGAGGTGGGCGAGGAGCGCGAGGCGGTGTTCGCCGTCACCATCCCCGAGGAGCGTGGCAGCTTCCGGCGCTTCTGCGAGCTGCTGCAGCAGCGCAGCGTCACCGAGTTCAACTACCGCATCTCGGATGCCAAGGTGGCACACGTCTTCGTCGGCCTGGCCACCGCCAACCGTGGCGAGTCGGCCAAGATCGCGGCCTTGTTCAAGAAGCACGGCTTCGCCAACCTGGACCTGACGCATGACGAGCTGGCCAAGCAGCACCTGCGCCACATGGTGGGCGGGCGCAGCGAGCTGGCCAAGGACGAGTTGCTCTACCGCTTCATCTTCCCCGAGCGGCCGGGCGCCTTGATGAAGTTTCTCTCCAGCATGCACCCGGGCTGGAACATCAGCCTGTTCCACTACCGCAACCAGGGCGCCGACTACGGTCGCATCCTGGTTGGCATCCAGGTGCCCAAGAGCGACAAGAAGGCCTTCCAGGAATTCCTCGATACCCTGGCCTACCCTTACGCCGAAGAGACCGACAACCCGGCCTACCGGCTGTTCCTGCGCTGAACGGTCGCCGCGGGTCGCCAGCCGGCCTGCCGCGCCCTTGCCGCCCCCCGCGCCCGCTGAAACAATCGCGGGCCACGACCGCGCCGCTCCGTGGAGGGAGGCGACGCGACGTCGTTATTGCAGGTCTATCGGGGCTCGACCCATGTCGCAGAATCGCTCGCTGATCGAGCCGACGGCACACGCCCGTCTCGAACAAGCACTCAAACAAAAATTGGGTCGCCGCCAATCGGTCGCCGGCAGCCTCGGCGAGCTGGAGCCGCTGGCCGTGCGGCTCGGCCTGATCCGCAACACGCTCAAGCCACGGCTGCGCGACCCGCAGCTGCTGGTGTTCGCGGCTGACCACGGGTTGGCCGTGGACGGCATCACCACACCGACCGGCGCGTCCACGCGGGCACTGGTGAACGACCTCGCCGCCGCCCGCCTGCCGCTGCCGGTGTTCGCCCGCGCCCAGGGCCTGAGCTTCAGCGTGGTCGACTGCGGGCTGGCAGACGCAACCCCCCGCCATCCGGCGGTGCTGCCCCGCAAGATCGCGCACGGCACCCGCAACCCGCGCGTCGGCCCGGCCATGACGGTGGACCAGGCGCAAGCCGCCATCCGCGCCGGCATGGAGATCGCGGACCGGCTGCCGGGCAATGTGCTGGCCTGTGCCGGCGTGGGCGAAGGCAGCGAGGAGAGCGCCGCACTGGTGATCTCGCGGCTGGCGCAACTGCCCATCCGCAGCCTGGTGATGAGCGGCCCGCAGATGAACCCCGATCTGCTGGCCCGCCTGATGGTCTTGCTTGAAGGCGCGCAAGGCCGCCACAAGGGAATCAGCGATCCGGTAGAGATCCTGGCGGCCCTCGGCGGCTTCGAGATCGCGATGATGGTCGGCGCCATGCTGGTGGCAGCCGGCAAGCGCCACCTGATCATCGTCGACGGCCTGCCGGCCTGCGCCGCCCTGCTGGTGGCCACGCGCATCACCGCCCCGGTGGCCGACTATTGCGTCTTCGCCCGCAGCCACAGCCGCCAGAGCTTGAGCGTTGCGCTGCAGTACCTGCGCGCCGGGCCACTGCTGGAGCTGGGACTGGAAAGCATCGACGGCACAGGCGCCGCGCTGGCCTGGCCCCTGGTGCACAGCGCCGCTGCACTGCTCACCGACGTGGCGGAAGGCGAAGATCCCGGCCCGTCGCAGCCGGCTGCGCTGTAAGTCGCCGGCCGGGCCGCTGCCCGGCAAGTTCCGTCAGGTGGTCGCGGCGGCCAGCTCGGGCCTGGCGCCGACCGGCTCGTCCACAGTGCCGCGGCAGCCCCGCATCGACGCAGCAGCGCAGGCGGGGTTCGACCATGGACGCACGGCGCCTCCTGCAGCCGCTGCCCTGTGGTGCAGCCGGCCACTCCAGCGAGCTTGCTTACTGAGGCACTTCCTCGGGCGGCGGTTGCTGCGCCATGTCGGCCGGAGCCGCCCCTTGATCCGGCGGGATCTGGGGCAGCGAGCCGGTCTGCGCCTGGGCCGGCGGCGGCAACTCCAGCGTGAAGGAGCTGCCACTGTCGCCGCGACCGATGGTCGCGCTGCGCAGGCCAAGAGCCTGCACCATGAGGTCTCCCTCGACCCGGCCGCCCAGGGCGAAGGCCTTGGGCGGCTTGTTGTCGATGGACAGCAGGGCCACCCCGGCACCATTGGCGCCACCGGGGGGGGCCATCACGCCGATCAAGCGGAAGCGGGTGCTCTCCGGCGGCGGTGCCGCGGCCTCCGGTGCATCCTTGGGCCCGCCACCGAGCATGCGCTCGACGGCAGCGCCATGGCCCATCTGCGCCATCACCGGCGCTGCATGCGGCGGCACGTCCAGCGGCTTGGCGCTCAAGCGCAAGGCCCAGAACACCGCGCTGCCAGCCACCAGCGCCCATACTACAAATGCAATCAGTCGGGAGACCATGGGGCGATTATGATTCAAGCCCCGCTGATTCCAGACAAGCGTTGCCACACACTTCGCTCCAAATGCATCAGCGACCCTCACACGACTTTCCTCTATCCGAGTGACCATGATCCGCCTGACACCGCGACGTCCCTCCTCGCTTCCCCGGCCGCTGCAACGCGGCTTCACGCTGATCGAGCTGATGGTGGTGCTCGTCATCATCGGCATCCTGGCCGCCCTCATCGTGCCGAACGTGCTCGACCGTGCCGACGATGCCCGGGTCACTGCCGCCCGCACCGACGTCAACAACCTGATGCAGGCGCTCAAGCTCTACAAGCTCGACAACCAGCGCTACCCCACCGGCGAGCAAGGCCTGCAGGCCCTCATCGCCCGCCCCACCGCCAGCCCCATCCCACCCAACTGGAAGCCGTACCTCGACAAGCTGCCCAACGACCCCTGGGGCCGCCCGTACCAGTACGTGAGCCCGGGCGTCAAGGGAGAGATCGATGTGTTCAGCTATGGCGCTGACGGGCAAACCGGTGGTGAAGGCAATAACGCCGACGTCGGTTCCTGGCAGTAAGGGCCGACTCCGTCCGGCCGGCTCCCGCGGCTTCACGCTGCTGGAGCTGCTGGTGGTGCTGGCGCTGTTTGCCATGGTGGTGAGCACCGTGTCGCTGGCCATTCGCGACCCGTCTGCCACGCAGCTGGAACGCGAGGCCGAGCGCCTGTCGGCGCTGCTGGAGTCGGGCCGCGCCCAGGCGCGCGCCCAGGGCCTGTCCGTGCGTTGGCAGACGGCGCGACTCGAAGGCAACACCACTGGCGACGATTTCCGCTTCGTCGGCCTGCCTGACAATGGGCAACTGCCCACACGCTGGCTCAACCCCGAAACCCGGGCCGAGGTGATCGGTTCCCCCTTCCTGACGCTCGGGCCTGATCCCATCATCGCGGCCCAGCGCATCACGCTGATGCTGGGCGATCGCCGCGTCACGCTGGCCACCGACGGCCTGCAGCCCTTCGCCATCGTGGCCGACGAGGTGCCGCAATGAAGCACCGGCCGATCGGGCCGCGCCGCTCGCCGGCCGCTGGCTTCACGCTGATCGAGGTGCTGGTGGCGCTGGCCATCGTCGCCATCGCGCTGGGTGCCGGCGCCAAGGCCGGTGGCGCGCTGACCCGCAATGCCGAACGGCTGAGCGACATGATGGCCGCCCAGTGGTGCGCCGAGAACCAGCTCAGCGGCCTGGTGCTGGCCAAGCAGTTCCCTTCGGTGGGTGACGCGAGCTTCGCCTGTGAGCAGGGGGGCCGCAGCTATGTCGGCTCCCTGGTGGTGCGGCCGACGCCGAACCCCAACTTCCGGCGGGTCGACGCCCGCATTGGTACCGAAACCGGCGAGCCGCTGCTGACGCTCTCCACCATCCTGGGCCGCAACTGACATGGCACGCCCGAAGCGCGGCTTCACGCTGATCGAGGTGCTGGTCACCATCACCATCCTGGCGGTACTGGCCGGCATGGCGTGGCGCGGGGTCGACAGCCTGGTGCGCACCAAGACCATCAGCGAGGCGCGGCTGGACGGGGTGCTGCGGCTGAACACCGTGCTGGCACAGTGGGAGACGGACCTGGCCACGCTCTACGACACCGAACAGGTGCCGGCCATCCAGTTCGACGGCGCCTCGCTGCGCCTGACGCGCCGCACCGAAGACGGCGTGCAGATGGTGGTGTGGACGCTGCGCGACGGCAGCTGGAACCGCTGGGCAGCCCAGCCGGTGGTGCGCAAGGCCGACCTGCAGGAGCAGTGGATGCGCGCCCAGCAACTGCTGGGCAACGAGGCCGGCACGGTGCGCGCCCTGCCCGGCGTGTTGCAATGGCAGGTCTATTTCTGGCGCGACAACGCCTGGACCAACCCGCAGTCCACCGGCGACATCGACAGCAAGCCGCCGGGCGAGGGCAGTGGCAAGGGGGCCGGCACCGGCGGCACGGCCGGCAACCCAGTGGTGGAACAACTCCCCCCGCAGGGCGTGCGCCTGGTGCTGACGGCGGCGCCCGGCTCCGGCCTCAATGGCAGCTATACCCGCGACACGGTGCTGCGTGTCCGCACCGAGTAGGGAGGCCCCGTCCATGAACGCTCCCCAGCGCCCACGGCGTGGCGCCGCCTTGCTGACCGCGATGATCATCGTGACGCTGGTCGCCACGCTGGCCAGCGCGATGTACTGGCGCCAATGGCGTTCGGTGCAGATCGAAGTGGCGGAACGCTCGCGCTCACAGTCGTCGTGGATCCTGACCGGTGCACTGTCCTGGTCGCGGCTGATCCTTGCGGAGGATGGCCGTGCGCGCGGCGACAAGACCGACCACCTGTCCGAGCCCTGGGCGGTGCCGCTCGCGGAAGCGCGCCTGTCCACCTTCCTGGCCGCGGACAACGCCAATGCCGAGGACGGGCCCGAAGCCTTCCTGGCCGGCCAGATCACCGATGCCCAGTCCCGCTTCAACTTGCGCAACCTGGTGTCCGAGGGTGAGAAGGACGGCGCGGCCGACATCGCCGCCCTCGGTCGCTTGTGCGAGCAGCTGAACATCGACTCGAGCGTCGCAGGCACGCTCGCCACCGCGATCCGGGCGGCGGCGCCCGCCACGAGCGCGAGTGCACCGGTCACGGAGAGCGCCGAGGCACCGCTGCTGCCGCCTTCGGCCGACCAGCTGCACTGGCTCGGCATCGACCCCAAGGCCGCGAAGCGGCTCGCACCCTATGTCGTCCTGCTGCCCAAGCGCACGCCGGTCAACCTGAACACCGCGCCTCGGGAGGTGCTGGCCGCCGTCCTCGGCGGAATCGATCCGGGGTTGGGAGACCGGCTGATCCAGATTCGTCAGCGCGCCCCCTTCAAGTCAGTGCCGGACGCCTTCAAGGAGGCCGGTGCGACGGCACCCCAGGATGTCAGCGGCTTCGACGTGAGGTCCAGCTACTTCGAAGTGCGGGGCCGCATGCGGATCGAAGACAAGGTGGTGGAAGAACGCTCCCTCGTGATGCGCAATGGCAACCAGACCAGCGTGATCCAGCGCGATCGGGCCAGCTTCACCCAGGGAGCAGCCCTTACACCTTGATGCATGGTCAACATTTCCTTCGGTGCTAAAGCGGGTGATTCCTGAGCACTGATCACACTTCGCTTCATACAATCGCCCATCCTTATACACAGGCTGCATGAGCGTCCTAGTCCTACTTTTAGCGCCCCGCCCTCGTCTGGGCCCGCGTGCCGCCTCCGGCGCCGACGCGGGGCTGCGTGCGCCTGCCGAGTTCGACCACGTGCTCAGCAAGGATGGCTCCCAGGTTCACAGCCACGGCCGCTGTGCGGCCGCGCTGTTGCCCAAGGCCGACACCGTGGTGGCGGTGATGCCGGCCACCGAACTGGCCTGGCACCGCCTCACCCTGCCCAAGGCACCGCCTGGCAAACTGCGTGCCGCACTGGCCGGCTTGCTGGAAGACGCCTTGCTGGAAGACAGCGAGGACGTGCACTTCGCCGTCAGCCCGCAGGCCCAACCGGGGCAGGACGGCTGGGTGGCCGTGACACAACGGGCCTGGCTGCGGCTGCAGCTGGAGACGCTGGAAGCCGCCGGCGTGGTGGTCGACCGCGTGGTGCCACAAGCCGAGCCGAGCGACCCGCCGCGCGGCCATTTCGAGCACGATGCAGCGGCCGAGGACAGCCGCGCGCTGCGCCTCGTCTGGGCCCGGCCCGACGGCGTGATGGTGCTGCACCCGGGCGGCACGCTGGCACGCACCTGGCTGCCGCAGCCCCCGCCGGCCGACATCCGCTGGACCGCCGAGCCCGGCGCCGCCGAGGCTGCCGAGCACTGGCTGGGCCAGCCGGTGGTGGTGTTGCCGCGGGCCGACATCGCCCTGCGCGCGATCGACTCTGCCTGGAACCTGCGCCAGTTCGACTTCGCCCTGCGCCACCGTGGCGTGCGCGCCCTGCGCGACACGCTGCGCCAGCTCGGCGGCGCCCAGTGGCGCCCCATGCGCTGGGGGCTGGTGGGGCTGTTGCTGGTGAACCTGCTGGGCCTGAACGCCTGGGCCTGGCATCAGCGCAGCCTGGTCGAGCAGCGCCGCCAGGAGCAGCTGACCATCCTCAAGCAGGCCTTCCCTCACATCAACGCGGTGCTCGACGCACCGGTGCAGATGCAGCGCGAAGCCGAGCAGCTGCGTGCCAAGGCCGGCCGCCCCGGCGACACCGACCTGGAACCGATGTTGCAAGCCGCCGCCAGCGCCTGGCCGGCGGACAAGGTGCTGCAGCGCCTGGGCTTCGAAAACGGCCAGCTCACCCTGTCGGTGGAAGGCTGGCGCGACGATGAGATCGAGGCCCTGCGTTCCCAGCTCGAGCCCGCGGGCTGGAGCGTCAAGCGCGACGGCAGCAATGTGACGCTGCGGCGAGCCACCGCCGGAGGGGCTGCATGAACGCAAAGATCGAGGAACTGCGCAAGCAGCTCAGCACCCGCTGGGCCGCGATGGACACCCGGGAGCGCCGCCTCGTGATCGGTGCCGGCGCGCTGGTGGCCCTGGCGCTGCTGTGGTGGGTGGGCGTGCAGCCGGCCTTGCGCACCTTGCGCGAGACGCCGGCACGGCTGGCCGAGCTCGACCAGCAGTTGCTGCAAATGCGCCAGCTGGCCAAGGAGTCGCAGGAGCTGAAGGACCTGCCGAGCGTCAGTGCCAGCACGGCCGGCAGTGCGCTGCAAGCCTCCACCGAACGGCTGGAAGGCAAGGCCAGGCTGAACCTGCAGGGCGACCGGGCGACACTGACCCTCAACGGCCTGCGCGGCGACCTGCTGTGGCAGTGGCTGTCCGAAGCGCGCCAGACCGCGCGCGCACGGCCCATCGAAGCCAAGCTCTCGCATGGCGCCGAAGGCTACACCGGCACCCTGGTGCTGAGCTTGCCGGGCACTCCATGAAGCTGCGCACACGCCTCGCCAAGGCGGCGCCGCAGCGCGCCGCACCGGCCCGCTCGCTGCGGGCAGGCGCTGCCGCGGCGCGCCGCTGGGCCTGGGCCGGCGGGCTGCTGGGCGGCCTGGTGGCGCTGGTCGCCTACGCGCCGGCGGCCTGGTTGGCCAACGCGGTGTCGAGCGCCAGCGGGCAACGGGTGCTGCTGGCCGAGGCCGATGGCACCATCTGGTCCGGCAGCGCCATGCTGATCCTCACCGGTGGCGCGGACAGTCGCGACGCCACCACCCTGCCCGGCCGCCTGCAATGGAAGCTGGGCCTGGCGGGCAGCGCCTTGCAGGTCAGCCTGCAACAGGAACGCAGCCTGAATGGCACCGTCACCTTGCAGGTGCGACCCGGCCTGGGCCGCAGCGAGGTGCGTCTGCTGCCGCAGCCGGGCTGGATCGGCCAATGGCCGAGCGCCCTGCTCAGCGGCCTGGGCACGCCGTGGAACACCTTGCGGCTTGGTGGCGCGGTGCGGCTCAGTTCTCCCCAGGGCCTGGTGCTGGAGCAGGCCGCCGGCCGCTGGGAGATGAAAGGCAGCGCGGACATCGAAGTGCTCGATGCTTCCTCGCCGCTGACCACGCTGGAACAGTTGGGCAGCTACCGGCTGCACCTGTCCGGCAATGACGCAGGACAGGTGATGCTCGACCTGAGCACCACCGAAGGCGCCTTGCAGTTGAAGGGCGACGGCATGATCGCGCCCAAGGGCGTTCGGTTCCGGGGTGAGGCCAGTGCCAGCGAAGGCAATGAGGCCGCCCTGAACAACCTGTTGAACATCATCGGGCGTCGCGAAGGCGAGCGCTCGGTCATCTCGATCGGATAAGCATGAAGGTGAAGTCGCAGGGCCGGATCGCATCGAAAGCGCTGTGTACCGCAGTCGCCGCCGCGGTGCTGGGCTTGAACATGCCAGCTGCCTTGGCGCAGCAGGCCCCCGTGGAGCGCGCCGACGCGCCGGTGTCCAACCAGGTGACGCTGAATTTCGTCAATGCCGACATCGAAGGCGTGGCACGGGCGATGGGCGTGATCCTGAAGCGCCAGTTCGTCGTCGACCCACGGGTCAAGGGCACGATGACGCTCTACAGCGAGCAGCCGATGAGCCGGGCGGACGCCTACCTGAGCTTCCTGGCCTCGTTGCGCGGCCTGGGTTTCGCCATGGTGCAGGTCGACGGCCTCTACAAGATCGTGCCCGAGGCGGACGCGAAGCTGCAGACCGGCAGCGTCTCGGCCGGTGCGGTGACGCCGCAACGCGGCGACCAGGTCATCACGCAGATCTTCCGCATCAGCCACGAGAACGCCAACAACCTGGTGACGGTGCTGCGGCCGCTGATCAGCCCCAACAACACCATCAACGTGAACGCCGGCAACAACTCGCTGGTGATCACCGACTACGCCGACAACCTGCGCCGCCTCGCCAAGGTCATCGCGGCGCTGGACATCCCGGGCAGCACCGATGTCGAGATCATCCCGCTGCAGCACGCGGTGGCGTCGGAGCTGGCCGTCATCGTGCAGCGCCTGACCG
This genomic stretch from Eleftheria terrae harbors:
- a CDS encoding general secretion pathway protein C yields the protein MVSRLIAFVVWALVAGSAVFWALRLSAKPLDVPPHAAPVMAQMGHGAAVERMLGGGPKDAPEAAAPPPESTRFRLIGVMAPPGGANGAGVALLSIDNKPPKAFALGGRVEGDLMVQALGLRSATIGRGDSGSSFTLELPPPAQAQTGSLPQIPPDQGAAPADMAQQPPPEEVPQ
- a CDS encoding prepilin-type N-terminal cleavage/methylation domain-containing protein → MCSAMALTGKPVVKAITPTSVPGSKGRLRPAGSRGFTLLELLVVLALFAMVVSTVSLAIRDPSATQLEREAERLSALLESGRAQARAQGLSVRWQTARLEGNTTGDDFRFVGLPDNGQLPTRWLNPETRAEVIGSPFLTLGPDPIIAAQRITLMLGDRRVTLATDGLQPFAIVADEVPQ
- the gspL gene encoding type II secretion system protein GspL, whose translation is MSVLVLLLAPRPRLGPRAASGADAGLRAPAEFDHVLSKDGSQVHSHGRCAAALLPKADTVVAVMPATELAWHRLTLPKAPPGKLRAALAGLLEDALLEDSEDVHFAVSPQAQPGQDGWVAVTQRAWLRLQLETLEAAGVVVDRVVPQAEPSDPPRGHFEHDAAAEDSRALRLVWARPDGVMVLHPGGTLARTWLPQPPPADIRWTAEPGAAEAAEHWLGQPVVVLPRADIALRAIDSAWNLRQFDFALRHRGVRALRDTLRQLGGAQWRPMRWGLVGLLLVNLLGLNAWAWHQRSLVEQRRQEQLTILKQAFPHINAVLDAPVQMQREAEQLRAKAGRPGDTDLEPMLQAAASAWPADKVLQRLGFENGQLTLSVEGWRDDEIEALRSQLEPAGWSVKRDGSNVTLRRATAGGAA
- the ilvA gene encoding threonine ammonia-lyase, biosynthetic — protein: MARAANRPTATPKSQKRDSSASPRSTSRSLKPADYLQKILNAKVYDVATETELELARNLSKRVGNRVLLKREDNQPVFSFKLRGAYNKMANLTPAQLKRGVICASAGNHAAGVSLGASRLGCKAVIVMPVTTPQLKIEGVRALGGEVVLHGDSYSDAYLHALELEKKRGLTFVHPFDDPDVIAGQGTIAMEILRQHQGPIDAIFVAIGGGGLISGVANYVKAVRPEIKVIGVQMNDSDAMLRSVRGKKRVQLSDVGLFSDGTAVKLVGEETFRISRQLVDDFVVVDTDAVCAAIKDVFEDTRSIVEPAGALAVAAIKQYAEQHRCKDRTFVAITCGANMNFDRLRFVAERAEVGEEREAVFAVTIPEERGSFRRFCELLQQRSVTEFNYRISDAKVAHVFVGLATANRGESAKIAALFKKHGFANLDLTHDELAKQHLRHMVGGRSELAKDELLYRFIFPERPGALMKFLSSMHPGWNISLFHYRNQGADYGRILVGIQVPKSDKKAFQEFLDTLAYPYAEETDNPAYRLFLR
- the gspN gene encoding type II secretion system protein N is translated as MKLRTRLAKAAPQRAAPARSLRAGAAAARRWAWAGGLLGGLVALVAYAPAAWLANAVSSASGQRVLLAEADGTIWSGSAMLILTGGADSRDATTLPGRLQWKLGLAGSALQVSLQQERSLNGTVTLQVRPGLGRSEVRLLPQPGWIGQWPSALLSGLGTPWNTLRLGGAVRLSSPQGLVLEQAAGRWEMKGSADIEVLDASSPLTTLEQLGSYRLHLSGNDAGQVMLDLSTTEGALQLKGDGMIAPKGVRFRGEASASEGNEAALNNLLNIIGRREGERSVISIG
- the gspI gene encoding type II secretion system minor pseudopilin GspI codes for the protein MKHRPIGPRRSPAAGFTLIEVLVALAIVAIALGAGAKAGGALTRNAERLSDMMAAQWCAENQLSGLVLAKQFPSVGDASFACEQGGRSYVGSLVVRPTPNPNFRRVDARIGTETGEPLLTLSTILGRN
- the gspM gene encoding type II secretion system protein GspM, producing the protein MNAKIEELRKQLSTRWAAMDTRERRLVIGAGALVALALLWWVGVQPALRTLRETPARLAELDQQLLQMRQLAKESQELKDLPSVSASTAGSALQASTERLEGKARLNLQGDRATLTLNGLRGDLLWQWLSEARQTARARPIEAKLSHGAEGYTGTLVLSLPGTP
- the gspG gene encoding type II secretion system major pseudopilin GspG, which encodes MIRLTPRRPSSLPRPLQRGFTLIELMVVLVIIGILAALIVPNVLDRADDARVTAARTDVNNLMQALKLYKLDNQRYPTGEQGLQALIARPTASPIPPNWKPYLDKLPNDPWGRPYQYVSPGVKGEIDVFSYGADGQTGGEGNNADVGSWQ
- the gspK gene encoding type II secretion system minor pseudopilin GspK translates to MNAPQRPRRGAALLTAMIIVTLVATLASAMYWRQWRSVQIEVAERSRSQSSWILTGALSWSRLILAEDGRARGDKTDHLSEPWAVPLAEARLSTFLAADNANAEDGPEAFLAGQITDAQSRFNLRNLVSEGEKDGAADIAALGRLCEQLNIDSSVAGTLATAIRAAAPATSASAPVTESAEAPLLPPSADQLHWLGIDPKAAKRLAPYVVLLPKRTPVNLNTAPREVLAAVLGGIDPGLGDRLIQIRQRAPFKSVPDAFKEAGATAPQDVSGFDVRSSYFEVRGRMRIEDKVVEERSLVMRNGNQTSVIQRDRASFTQGAALTP
- a CDS encoding nicotinate-nucleotide--dimethylbenzimidazole phosphoribosyltransferase; protein product: MGRRQSVAGSLGELEPLAVRLGLIRNTLKPRLRDPQLLVFAADHGLAVDGITTPTGASTRALVNDLAAARLPLPVFARAQGLSFSVVDCGLADATPRHPAVLPRKIAHGTRNPRVGPAMTVDQAQAAIRAGMEIADRLPGNVLACAGVGEGSEESAALVISRLAQLPIRSLVMSGPQMNPDLLARLMVLLEGAQGRHKGISDPVEILAALGGFEIAMMVGAMLVAAGKRHLIIVDGLPACAALLVATRITAPVADYCVFARSHSRQSLSVALQYLRAGPLLELGLESIDGTGAALAWPLVHSAAALLTDVAEGEDPGPSQPAAL
- a CDS encoding PulJ/GspJ family protein, with translation MARPKRGFTLIEVLVTITILAVLAGMAWRGVDSLVRTKTISEARLDGVLRLNTVLAQWETDLATLYDTEQVPAIQFDGASLRLTRRTEDGVQMVVWTLRDGSWNRWAAQPVVRKADLQEQWMRAQQLLGNEAGTVRALPGVLQWQVYFWRDNAWTNPQSTGDIDSKPPGEGSGKGAGTGGTAGNPVVEQLPPQGVRLVLTAAPGSGLNGSYTRDTVLRVRTE